The Candida dubliniensis CD36 chromosome 5, complete sequence genome has a window encoding:
- a CDS encoding proline oxidase, mitochondrial precursor, putative (Similar to S. cerevisiae PUT1;~In S. cerevisiae: nuclear-encoded mitochondrial protein involved in utilization of proline as sole nitrogen source) encodes MSIRLYSKQSLNIFRRSARIPTATQLYRAQLRYFHDTPNKQNVTVNNMMPGVTKPTNTFTTPQLASTEYLKAFNNRELISFFMIGIVTLNKPILQLCIKLFPYVPMSIIKALVYRIYCGGETIDQVKQTGLRLHERGIDNMMISLTIEACDGNDNVDPKYIVEETAKSIENILVPHTVKMIDQAADINDIPPGYVALKPTGFAKDAANVLKNYNTTMSKEFDELVDKATTVCQTVYDSNLKLAKQYPDRVSPFVVGVIDAEKHDLQEGVYELQRRLYKKFNKLNQPVSIVGTLQMYLSESASLLTKEEKLANENKYRLGLKLVRGAYIHSEKNRDVVIHKTKQDTDNNYNSGISYCIDSIMNQSGNESTIGHLVVASHNAESMRLASGKVYNPVNESNKNKTNVVLGQLLGMADNVTYDLITNNKIGNVIKYVPWGPPLETKEYLLRRLEENGDAVKNDNGWPLVKASFKMLTKRVFGSA; translated from the coding sequence ATGTCTATTAGATTATATTCTAAACAATCTTTAAACATATTCAGAAGATCTGCACGTATACCCACTGCTACTCAATTATATAGAGCACAACTTAGATATTTTCATGATACtccaaataaacaaaatgtTACCGTCAATAATATGATGCCAGGGGTCACCAAACCAACCAACACTTTTACTACTCCACAATTGGCTTCCACGGAATATTTAAAAGCATTCAATAACAGAGAATTAATTTCCTTTTTCATGATTGGTATAGTCACATTaaataaaccaattttACAACTTTGCATCAAATTATTCCCCTATGTTCCAATGTCTATTATTAAGGCACTTGTTTATCGTATCTATTGTGGTGGTGAAACCATTGACCAAGTAAAGCAAACGGGATTGAGATTGCACGAACGTGGTATTGACAATATGATGATTTCTTTAACCATTGAAGCGTGTGATGGTAATGACAATGTTGATCCAAAATATATCGTTGAAGAAACTGCCAAgtcaattgaaaacattttAGTTCCTCACACTGTGAAAATGATTGACCAAGCAGCAGATATTAATGACATCCCACCAGGTTATGTTGCATTAAAACCAACGGGGTTTGCTAAAGATGCCGCCAATGTATTGAAAAACTACAACACTACCATGAGCAAAGAGTTTGATGAATTGGTTGATAAAGCCACTACTGTTTGCCAAACCGTTTATGAttccaatttgaaattggcTAAACAATACCCAGATAGAGTCTCAccatttgttgttggtgttaTTGACGCTGAGAAACATGACTTACAAGAAGGTGTTTATGAATTACAAAGAAGattatacaaaaaattcaataaattgaacCAACCAGTGTCTATTGTTGGTACTTTGCAAATGTATCTTTCTGAATCTGCCAGTTTATTAACcaaggaagaaaaattggcTAATGAAAACAAGTATCGTTTAGGATTGAAATTGGTTCGTGGTGCCTACATTCATTCGGAAAAGAATCGTGATGTTGTTATTCACAAAACCAAACAAGATACTGATAACAATTATAATTCGGGTATTTCATACTGTATTGATTCTATTATGAATCAAAGTGGCAATGAATCTACTATTGGTCATTTAGTTGTTGCTTCTCATAATGCTGAATCCATGAGATTAGCCAGTGGCAAAGTTTACAACCCAGTTAATGAatccaacaaaaacaaaactaatGTTGTTTTGGGTCAATTGTTAGGTATGGCTGATAATGTCACTTATGATTTGATTACTAACAATAAAATTGGTAATGTTATCAAATACGTTCCATGGGGACCACCATTGGAAACCaaagaatatttattaagAAGATTAGAAGAAAATGGTGATGCTGTTAAAAACGATAATGGTTGGCCATTAGTTAAAGCTTCATTCAAGATGTTGACCAAAAGAGTATTTGGAAGTGcttaa
- a CDS encoding DNA repair protein Rad9 homologue, putative (Similar to S. cerevisiae RAD9;~In S. cerevisiae: DNA damage-dependent checkpoint protein, required for cell-cycle arrest in G1/S, intra-S, and G2/M;~In C. albicans: involved in regulation of DNA-damage-induced filamentous growth; putative component of DNA damage checkpoint) — MDTQVDQHVLPQSAQSENSQFQQQGHSAINVNSEPTQKDSSLFKDYEDHNSSLIFGGNITNDDNVDDNDTEIIPTVEDQIIVDRTVEDVTEADDKYQNDDTISPFSKKLKEMIDEQKQSSHDQGQTNGTHSEYLKSYSRESFRDNGNDDTQIIIQRHYNSNDNYDIESSNGTSQQKQTNSKIIVENKMNTQDNQLGDTQVIGRALPDTQIINNVLPDTQVINKVLPDTQVIKKVLSDTQIINKALADTQVIPKLLPNTQVINRVLSDTQVIQKNIPESQVIQLPDTQTQSVSYYDSQKVLHSSPADHSQAISPSHNKKTCKSQTQVLNTQDLSDISTSEDTTQEHASKSVIEIQTDSDEDESEDKKIQSKYYDDSLTAHQFKRKLSLSPQKIKRRNTELIPSRTNKNSLLTTINGISSSSSSSNKDFLKTPGLRQYSIPLVLASPTNPLSSSSPLKKQLNLDEEDKSIQTDKIEEDSTSMDIAPLPSSPNKGVKISFEEEHEPSDLEEFDIDIDQIKAKNKAIIEIDDDDEEEVDDDDDDDDDDSSSSSKKQSDEAIPIIAPRSRANKKIIDSQSMNTNEDVDSITEDSTEPDILRQEESTTLTEDDIINHDSVWAIYNLKMYTGRIVAKYIEDSNIEFDEGTYNVKNVDLNVLDIRIGDTVNVKGNRHKYTVTGLSTLAGDEKSKLSNIKCMRGYNVVYLRRSQQKPNLNVPAKEFSVILSDCFMELSDWIMHQQKYKLIIGNYNIFTDEAILPSTPKKSQKYKLPSTPLKSLKHTNSEIIKPNSADSKIFQEMIFCITSIDGDRKMELKSIIETNGGILWDKEIHELFSYHEQQEKEGSQISLNLTCDLEVAQTFNFIALISNNFCRSAKYLQALALGWPIISDVYIDDCLKDTTNKQKWTNYLLPSGLSKKLTTIKSIDIFRFKENYEAGKMLVDQFNNNHHVFNGLDILILQNKSINHNSMETCKFIFYAFGAKSLQYFTKTDQIIKCIKEDFTGIEDNITIYDESNDMVQALTNNRNITGKNNRDKPKSNYSIKLIDWEWVVQCVINGAILESPKYTVSV; from the coding sequence ATGGATACCCAGGTTGATCAACACGTATTACCACAATCTGCCCAATCTGAGAATTcacaatttcaacaacaaggaCATTCTGCTATTAATGTTAATTCAGAACCTACACAAAAAGACTCTTCACTTTTTAAAGATTACGAGGACCACAATTcaagtttaatttttggAGGAAATATAACAAACGATGACAATGTCGATGATAATGACACTGAAATAATACCGACAGTAGAAGatcaaataattgttgatagAACAGTTGAGGATGTAACTGAAGCTGATGACAAATACCAAAATGATGACACGATCAGTCCGTTtctgaaaaaattaaaggAAATGATTGATGAGCAAAAACAACTGAGCCATGATCAAGGACAAACTAATGGGACACATTCtgaatatttgaaatcatATTCACGTGAATCTTTCCGAGATAATGGAAATGATGACacacaaataataatacagaGACATTACAACAGTAACGACAATTATGATATTGAATCTTCAAATGGTACAAGCCAGCAAAAGCAAACTAATTCTAAAATTATAGtagaaaacaaaatgaataCCCAAGATAATCAGTTGGGAGACACACAGGTAATAGGAAGAGCGTTACCTGATACgcaaataattaataacGTGTTACCTGATACTCAAGTTATAAATAAAGTACTACCTGACACCCAAGTAATAAAAAAGGTACTATCCGATAcacaaataatcaataaagCTCTAGCAGACACACAAGTCATACCCAAACTTCTACCAAACACGCAAGTCATAAATAGAGTATTGTCTGACACGCAAGTGATACAGAAAAACATCCCTGAATCTCAAGTAATTCAGTTGCCAGATACTCAAACTCAAAGTGTCCTGTATTATGATTCTCAAAAAGTACTACATTCTTCACCTGCAGATCATTCTCAAGCAATATCACCTTCACATAATAAAAAGACTTGTAAATCCCAGACACAAGTGTTAAACACTCAAGATTTATCTGATATATCTACTAGTGAAGACACAACACAAGAACATGCATCCAAAAGTGTGATTGAGATTCAAACTGATAGTGATGAGGATGAGAGTGAAGACAAGAAAATTCAATCCAAGTATTATGATGATTCACTAACTGCCCACCAGTTTAAACGTAAACTACTGTTGAGTCCACAAAAGATAAAACGAAGAAATACTGAATTGATACCGTCAAgaacaaataaaaacagTCTATTGACAACAATTAATGGGATatcatcgtcatcgtcatcatcaaataagGATTTCCTTAAAACTCCTGGATTAAGACAATATTCAATACCATTGGTTTTGGCGTCTCCTACAAATCCactatcatcatcatctccattaaagaaacaattgaatttggatgaagaagataaatCAATACAAACAGATAAGATTGAAGAGGATAGTACTAGTATGGATATTGCTCCGTTGCCTTCTTCCCCCAACAAGGGGGTTAAGATTCTgtttgaagaagaacacGAACCTTCAGATTTAGAGGagtttgatattgatattgatcaaatcaaagCGAAAAATAAGgctattattgaaattgatgatgatgacgaagaagaggtagatgatgatgatgatgatgatgatgatgattcttcttcttcttcgaAAAAGCAATCAGATGAAGCAATCCCAATTATAGCCCCAAGATCGAGGGCtaacaagaaaataatcGATTCACAGTCCATGAACACTAATGAAGACGTTGATTCTATCACTGAGGATAGTACTGAACCTGATATTTTGCGTCAGGAAGAATCTACCACTCTAACAGAAGATGACATCATCAATCATGATAGCGTATGGGCtatatataatttaaaGATGTATACTGGAAGAATTGTGGCAAAATACATTGAAGATCtgaatattgaatttgacGAAGGGACATATAATGTGAAGAATGTGGATTTAAACGTACTAGATATTCGTATTGGAGATACTGTCAACGTCAAAGGTAATCGTCATAAATATACTGTTACAGGATTATCAACACTTGCAGGTGATGAAAAGAGTAAGTTATCCAACATAAAGTGTATGAGAGGGTATAATGTAGTTTATTTACGAAGAAGTCAACAGAAACCCAATTTAAATGTTCCAGCAAAAGAATTTAGTGTTATATTATCCGATTGCTTTATGGAGTTAAGTGACTGGATAATGCATCAACAAAagtataaattgattattggtAACTACAATATATTTACCGATGAAGCCATATTACCATCAACACCCAAAAAATCACAGAAATACAAATTGCCCTCAACACCTTTGAAATCTCTTAAACATACAAATAGTGAAATAATCAAACCTAACTCGGCAGATTCAAAGATTTTTCAAGAAATGATATTTTGTATAACTAGTATTGATGGTGACAGAAAAATggaattaaaatcaataatagaAACTAATGGAGGTATACTATGGGATAAAGAAATCCATGAATTATTTCTGTATCatgaacaacaagaaaaagaaggatCACAAATCTCATTGAACTTAACATGTGATTTGGAAGTGGCTCAAACTTTCAACTTTATTGCGTTGATaagtaataatttttgtcGTAGTGCCAAATATTTACAAGCTTTGGCGCTAGGGTGGCCCATAATATCTGATGTATACATTGATGATTGTTTAAAAGACACtacaaataaacaaaaatggacgaattatttattaccTTCTGGGTTATCAAAGAAATTAACAACTATCAAGAGTATTGACATTTTCAGATTTAAAGAGAATTATGAAGCTGGTAAAATGCTAGttgatcaattcaataacaaTCATCATGTTTTCAATGGGTTGgatatattgatattacAAAATAAATCTATTAACCATAATTCAATGGAAACTtgtaaatttattttctatGCGTTTGGGGCAAAATCATTGCAATATTTCACAAAGACCGATCAGATAATCAAATGTATAAAGGAAGATTTCACGGGTATTGAAGATAATATCACCATTTATGATGAAAGCAACGATATGGTTCAAGCATTAACTAACAATAGAAATATCACTGGCAAGAATAATCGAGATAAacccaaatcaaattattcaattaaattgattgattggGAATGGGTTGTTCAATGTGTTATAAATGGAGCCATTTTGGAATCTCCAAAGTATACAGTCAGCGTTTAA
- a CDS encoding negative regulator of transcription elongation, putative (Similar to S. cerevisiae BYE1), which produces MEEPTKRVTRVNRGQNMKRHIEELLSNDVKYFSSQSVDSTNKKQKVKKNATKDVTVTQSNTEDHADESDDEVRCRPCGATKDNYDEDEDTLGDMVQCDQCKTWQHAKCMGYKTKRSIPNIHKCDVCTGKPIPQSKTNPKKTTTKTEEEEEDTIEITDVNEKKSVAILKDEVRISTFKAFYNFFKKVIPKDGENTSEEAIESRVNDMALEIESIIHEEFPGKAYPTEGRRILFVLKKHFMQEIFDGTITFKDVIHKTPQEINADIVRIEKQNKENIKNIILTENDTTQIIRRTHKGEIVKENDFENSNQIDESIATRKVDHRHFSPEIVPESKFRSHTKTQSKGYNNLNPRFEEDDDDEIVNQNNEEEEEEEEEEGSVATVTESSGTNPPQSENKSTPKSSESLSDVDTLNHNDADDSHLYSFLSGVENSVTNNTKVESKHVWSGRITFPEFATFKAKGEFYTSTDYNDKPMDHLINTAKDILHLPSYTILGRLDRHVADKYLPKVIGSRDFYFVQILNDDDNDDQFQKLYQYLLIKNKVGVLSGQPSFVKDSYLIPIDFRDENLPPFLKNSRRDLRIGLFALFVVRKDYQPRPRSSVTNSSNHYHHVEERNRSLSATGDSTSSASAHSVEAKQETKEPRLDDILSQLN; this is translated from the coding sequence atggaAGAACCAACCAAACGTGTGACCAGAGTCAATCGTGGTCAAAATATGAAAAGACATATTGAGGAGTTATTATCCAATGATGTAAAATACTTTAGCAGTCAAAGTGTTGATTCTacaaacaagaaacaaaaggtcaaaaaaaatgcaaCCAAAGACGTGACAGTGACCCAATCAAACACAGAAGATCATGCTGATGAGTCAGATGATGAAGTGAGGTGTCGGCCATGTGGTGCCACAAAAGATAATTATGATGAAGACGAGGATACTTTAGGAGATATGGTACAGTGTGATCAATGCAAAACTTGGCAGCACGCAAAGTGTATGGGATATAAAACCAAACGTTCCATACCCAACATCCATAAATGTGATGTTTGTACAGGCAAACCCATACCACAATCCAAGACAAACCCAAAGaaaaccaccaccaagacagaggaagaagaagaagacacTATTGAGATTACTGATGTTAACGAGAAGAAAAGTGTCGCTATTTTAAAGGATGAAGTTAGAATCAGTACTTTTAAAGCATTCtacaatttctttaaaaagGTTATCCCTAAGGATGGTGAAAACACTAGTGAGGAAGCAATAGAATCTCGAGTTAATGATATGGCATTGGAAATTGAAAGTATAATTCATGAGGAATTCCCTGGCAAGGCTTATCCGACAGAGGGAAGAAGGATTTTGTTTGTATTGAAAAAGCACTTTATGCAAGAAATATTTGACGGTACCATTACGTTCAAAGATGTTATTCATAAAACCCCACAAGAAATCAATGCCGATATTGTTcgaattgaaaaacaaaataaagaaaatatcaaaaacatTATTCTCACGGAAAACGATACTACCCAGATTATACGAAGAACTCACAAGGGGGAAATTGTTAAAGAgaatgattttgaaaattcaaACCAAATTGACGAGAGTATTGCCACAAGGAAAGTCGATCACCGTCATTTTTCTCCAGAGATAGTTCCAGAATCCAAATTTAGATCCCATACAAAAACTCAAAGTAAAGGCTATAATAACTTGAATCCAAGATTTGAAGAAGACGATGACGATGAAATTgtaaatcaaaacaatgaagaagaagaagaagaagaagaagaagaaggatcGGTAGCCACAGTAACAGAAAGCTCCGGGACAAATCCACCTCAAAGTGAGAACAAGAGCACACCTAAATCTTCAGAGTCACTAAGTGACGTTGATACATTAAATCATAATGATGCTGACGATAGCCATCTctattcatttttatcCGGTGTTGAAAACTCTGTAACCAATAATACAAAAGTTGAAAGCAAGCATGTTTGGTCGGGTAGAATCACATTTCCTGAGTTTGCAACTTTCAAAGCCAAAGGCGAGTTTTACACTAGCACCGATTACAATGATAAACCAATGGACCACTTAATAAATACTGCTAAGGATATTTTACATTTACCTTCGTATACTATTCTTGGAAGACTTGATAGACATGTTGCTGATAAATACTTACCAAAAGTAATTGGTTCTCgagatttttattttgttcaaatattaaatgaCGATGACAACGATGatcaattccaaaaattGTATCAATATTTGCTAATTAAGAATAAAGTGGGTGTTTTAAGCGGTCAGCCTTCTTTTGTCAAAGATTCGTATTTGATTCCAATTGACTTTAGGGATGAAAATTTACCCCCATTTTTGAAGAATTCTAGACGTGATTTAAGAATTGGATTGTTTGCTTTATTTGTGGTAAGAAAGGATTACCAACCAAGACCAAGAAGCTCTGTAACAAATAGCAGCAACCATTATCACCATGTAGAGGAAAGGAATCGATCTTTATCTGCAACAGGTGATTCTACATCTAGTGCTAGTGCACATTCAGTTGAAGCTAAACAGGAAACAAAGGAGCCTCGGTTGGATGATATTTTAAGTCAGCTAAATTGA